From the genome of Clostridium sp. BNL1100, one region includes:
- the pyrH gene encoding UMP kinase, whose amino-acid sequence MSELKYKRIMLKISGEALAGDKGHGIDTDTVNEICDRISVVHKMGAEIAIVVGGGNFWRGRSGKGMDRTTADHMGMLATVINSLGLQDALESRDIPVRVQTAIEMRQIAEPYVRRKAVRHLEKKRIVIFACGMGNPYFSTDTAAALRAAEIDAEVILMAKNVDGIYDSDPSKNANAVKYNKISYQEYLNKGLCAIDLTAASFCKDNAIPTLVFGLNDPDNIIRAVKGEEIGTTIY is encoded by the coding sequence ATGAGTGAACTAAAATATAAGAGAATAATGTTAAAAATCAGTGGAGAAGCACTTGCCGGTGATAAGGGACACGGTATTGATACCGATACAGTAAACGAAATATGTGACAGAATATCAGTAGTGCATAAAATGGGTGCTGAAATAGCTATAGTAGTAGGTGGAGGTAATTTCTGGAGAGGCAGAAGCGGAAAAGGTATGGACAGAACAACCGCCGACCATATGGGAATGCTTGCAACGGTAATTAATTCTCTTGGATTGCAGGACGCACTTGAATCTAGAGATATTCCCGTGAGGGTTCAGACTGCTATTGAAATGAGGCAGATTGCTGAACCTTATGTAAGAAGAAAAGCTGTAAGGCATCTTGAAAAGAAAAGAATAGTTATATTTGCGTGCGGAATGGGGAATCCTTATTTCTCAACCGACACAGCAGCAGCATTAAGAGCAGCCGAGATAGATGCTGAAGTAATATTAATGGCAAAGAATGTAGATGGAATATATGATTCTGATCCGTCAAAGAATGCCAATGCAGTAAAATACAATAAGATTAGCTATCAGGAGTACCTTAACAAAGGACTTTGTGCAATTGATCTGACAGCCGCTTCATTTTGTAAAGATAATGCAATACCTACACTGGTTTTCGGTCTTAATGATCCGGATAACATAATCAGAGCTGTAAAAGGTGAAGAGATTGGTACTACAATATATTGA
- a CDS encoding isoprenyl transferase, with protein sequence MGFFKKIFPQKKLDNDFQCIPKHIAIIPDGNGRWAKKRGLPRNVGHREGSMTLKKVVIYCSKVGVKHLTVYAFSTENWKRPQSEVDALMNLLLEFLRNAERELDGSNVRIKVIGDINGLPEELQNEIARVEKMTSVNNGLNLNIALNYGSRFEILYAVKNIARKIKDGKLTINDIDENQMEQHLYTKGIPEPDLLIRTSGEQRISNYLLWQCAYTEFWFTDTLWPDVNESHIAEAIKAFEKRNRRYGGIEN encoded by the coding sequence ATGGGGTTTTTTAAAAAGATATTCCCCCAAAAGAAATTAGACAATGATTTTCAATGTATTCCGAAGCATATAGCTATAATTCCTGACGGAAACGGAAGATGGGCAAAGAAGAGAGGCTTACCCAGAAACGTAGGACATAGAGAAGGCTCAATGACTCTTAAAAAGGTTGTCATTTATTGCTCAAAGGTCGGAGTTAAGCATTTAACGGTTTATGCTTTTTCTACCGAAAATTGGAAAAGGCCCCAAAGTGAAGTTGATGCACTTATGAACCTGCTTTTGGAATTTCTTCGCAATGCAGAAAGAGAACTGGACGGAAGTAATGTAAGAATAAAGGTTATCGGCGATATTAACGGACTTCCAGAAGAACTGCAAAATGAAATTGCAAGAGTTGAAAAGATGACCAGTGTAAATAATGGATTGAATTTAAATATTGCCCTTAACTATGGATCAAGGTTTGAAATATTATATGCAGTTAAAAATATAGCTAGGAAAATTAAAGACGGAAAACTAACAATAAATGATATAGATGAAAATCAAATGGAGCAACATTTGTATACAAAAGGTATACCTGAGCCGGATTTACTCATTAGAACCAGCGGGGAGCAGAGAATCAGTAATTATCTGCTTTGGCAATGTGCTTATACAGAGTTCTGGTTTACCGATACACTATGGCCTGATGTTAACGAGAGTCATATTGCCGAGGCAATAAAAGCTTTTGAGAAAAGAAATCGTCGGTATGGCGGAATAGAAAATTAA
- a CDS encoding phosphatidate cytidylyltransferase, which produces MARTRIISGLVGLVLLIGVLYLGSIVLGIAVSIIAAIGLYEFYNSISKTKGIHPIKIVGYLSIVPLLILGLEKTGWYSLDLGTMTGISVCLIIFASMAVIVFGHKKYNIVDACATAFGVVYIPFLMSFLIMLRNMDHGNILIWLIFIGAWGTDTLAYTFGRLFGKRKIIPEISPKKTLAGAIGGILGCILLMVIYGTIVNNYFDLDIRYIALILLGLFCGVISQIGDWAASAIKRYVDVKDFGNIMPGHGGVLDRFDSILFVAPVIYYVLVLFIK; this is translated from the coding sequence ATGGCAAGAACAAGAATAATAAGCGGACTGGTTGGATTGGTTTTATTAATTGGTGTACTGTATTTGGGGTCTATCGTACTGGGAATCGCAGTAAGTATTATAGCTGCAATCGGTTTGTATGAATTTTATAATTCCATATCCAAAACAAAAGGAATACATCCTATAAAAATAGTTGGATACCTGTCAATTGTTCCATTATTGATTTTGGGACTTGAAAAAACAGGCTGGTATAGTTTGGATCTGGGCACAATGACCGGGATATCTGTTTGCCTTATTATTTTTGCTAGTATGGCAGTTATTGTATTTGGACATAAGAAATACAATATAGTTGATGCCTGTGCAACAGCTTTTGGAGTAGTATATATACCATTTCTCATGAGCTTTTTGATAATGCTCAGAAACATGGACCACGGAAATATACTGATATGGCTGATTTTCATTGGTGCGTGGGGTACAGATACACTTGCTTATACCTTCGGAAGATTATTTGGAAAAAGAAAAATCATACCTGAAATAAGTCCTAAAAAGACATTAGCGGGTGCGATAGGAGGAATATTAGGATGTATTCTACTCATGGTTATATATGGTACAATTGTAAATAATTATTTTGATTTAGATATTAGATATATAGCATTGATTTTACTTGGTCTATTCTGTGGAGTTATATCACAGATAGGTGATTGGGCTGCATCGGCTATAAAAAGGTATGTAGATGTAAAAGATTTTGGCAATATAATGCCGGGACACGGTGGAGTACTTGACAGGTTTGACAGTATATTATTTGTTGCTCCTGTAATATATTACGTATTAGTTCTATTCATAAAATAA
- the tsf gene encoding translation elongation factor Ts: MITAEMVKQLRERTGAGMMDCKRALNDANGDAEKAIELLREKGLSAAAKKAGRIAAEGLVEAYIHGDGRIGVLVEVNIETDFAARGDEFKQFVKDVAMQIAASKPEYVKKEDVPASVIESEKEILRAQARNEGKPEKIIDKMVEGRIEKFYAENCLLEQSFIKDPDMTVGQLLTEKIAHIGENISIRRFARFERGEGIEKKDENFADEVMKQING; the protein is encoded by the coding sequence ATGATTACTGCTGAAATGGTAAAGCAGCTCCGCGAAAGAACCGGAGCAGGAATGATGGACTGCAAAAGAGCACTCAATGATGCAAATGGAGATGCTGAAAAAGCTATCGAATTGTTGAGAGAAAAGGGTCTATCCGCCGCAGCTAAGAAAGCTGGAAGAATTGCTGCTGAAGGTTTGGTTGAAGCATATATACACGGCGATGGAAGAATTGGTGTTCTTGTTGAAGTTAATATTGAAACAGATTTTGCTGCAAGAGGAGACGAGTTCAAACAGTTCGTTAAGGACGTTGCAATGCAGATAGCTGCAAGCAAGCCTGAATATGTTAAGAAAGAAGATGTTCCTGCTTCGGTAATTGAAAGCGAAAAGGAAATATTAAGAGCTCAGGCAAGAAACGAAGGAAAACCTGAAAAGATAATAGATAAAATGGTTGAAGGCAGAATTGAAAAATTCTATGCTGAAAACTGTTTGCTGGAACAATCATTTATAAAAGATCCAGATATGACAGTTGGACAGTTATTGACTGAAAAGATAGCTCATATAGGTGAAAATATTTCAATCAGAAGGTTTGCAAGATTTGAAAGAGGCGAAGGTATCGAAAAGAAAGATGAAAACTTTGCTGATGAAGTAATGAAACAAATAAATGGTTAA
- the frr gene encoding ribosome recycling factor — protein MDKELYKPIEEKMKKTINVLKDNLAGIRAGRANPAILDKLTIDYYGAPTPIQQIATVSVPEARVILIQPWEAKLLKDIEKEIQKSDIGINPNNDGKVIRLVFPALTEERRKELTKQAKKEGEESKVAIRSIRRDSIESMKAKKKSGEITEDDLKDAEKDIQNLTDRYIADIDKIIEAKDKEIMEV, from the coding sequence ATGGATAAGGAACTTTACAAGCCAATCGAAGAAAAAATGAAAAAAACCATAAATGTATTAAAGGACAATCTTGCTGGAATCAGAGCAGGAAGAGCGAATCCTGCAATATTGGATAAACTCACAATTGATTATTATGGTGCACCGACTCCTATTCAGCAGATTGCAACAGTGTCTGTACCTGAAGCCAGGGTTATTTTAATTCAGCCATGGGAAGCAAAACTGCTAAAAGACATTGAAAAGGAAATTCAAAAGTCTGATATAGGAATCAATCCTAACAATGATGGTAAGGTTATAAGGCTTGTTTTTCCTGCATTAACAGAAGAAAGACGTAAAGAACTTACAAAGCAGGCAAAAAAAGAAGGCGAAGAATCAAAAGTTGCCATAAGATCAATTAGAAGAGATTCTATTGAAAGCATGAAGGCAAAGAAAAAGAGCGGCGAAATTACAGAAGACGATTTAAAGGATGCAGAAAAGGATATACAGAACCTTACTGACAGATATATTGCCGACATTGACAAGATTATTGAAGCCAAAGATAAGGAAATAATGGAGGTATAA
- the rseP gene encoding RIP metalloprotease RseP — protein sequence MGILLAILALSFLIIIHELGHFLVAKAFNVKVNEFSLFMGPKIFSFVRGETTYSLRLIPLGGYVKMEGEEEASDDDRAFNKKPIGVRAAIIAAGPIMNIIIAVVFAFIIMAHSGFYTNQVKTVLPGSAGEKAGIQVGDVLEKYNGKNIYQVNDLEIFAYPLTNESIDLQVSRNGESKTISFKPDRMSGYKLGFSPKEENGSESNVVTNVSSKSPAMKAGVKDGDRIVKLNGTPVNSRQDIANALDKIKLNNVTITVNRNGKDIELTPVVPMQGKNPEYYAIGVDFNHTKSGIFATLGQSVKYNISIARSIYYSIGWLFTGTVPASDLMGPVGITTTIKDVVQQGPSVMDKLLNLLSFTAMISLNLGLVNLIPFPALDGSKLVLLLVEGIRKKPLSPEREALISMIGFVFLIMLMIYATFNDILRIGRG from the coding sequence ATGGGAATTTTACTGGCTATATTGGCCTTGAGCTTTTTAATAATAATTCACGAATTGGGTCACTTTTTAGTTGCAAAGGCATTTAATGTAAAAGTTAATGAATTTTCACTCTTTATGGGGCCTAAAATCTTCAGCTTTGTCAGAGGTGAAACAACTTACTCTTTAAGGCTAATTCCATTAGGCGGCTACGTAAAAATGGAAGGAGAAGAAGAAGCTTCTGATGACGATAGGGCGTTTAACAAAAAACCGATTGGAGTAAGGGCAGCAATAATAGCGGCCGGGCCAATAATGAACATAATTATAGCCGTTGTATTTGCATTTATAATTATGGCTCACTCAGGTTTTTATACAAACCAGGTTAAGACCGTATTACCGGGCTCTGCTGGTGAGAAAGCCGGAATTCAGGTTGGTGACGTTCTTGAAAAATATAATGGGAAAAATATATATCAGGTAAATGACCTTGAGATATTCGCTTACCCTCTTACCAATGAGAGTATAGACCTTCAGGTAAGTAGAAACGGTGAAAGTAAGACTATTAGTTTTAAACCCGACAGAATGTCCGGGTATAAGCTGGGGTTTTCACCTAAGGAAGAAAATGGCAGTGAGTCTAATGTAGTTACAAACGTAAGTAGTAAATCTCCAGCCATGAAGGCCGGAGTTAAAGACGGAGACAGAATTGTAAAGCTTAACGGAACACCTGTTAATTCCCGTCAGGATATAGCAAATGCTCTGGACAAGATAAAGTTGAATAATGTTACTATAACAGTCAACAGAAACGGTAAGGATATTGAATTGACTCCTGTAGTGCCTATGCAGGGAAAAAACCCTGAATACTATGCAATAGGGGTTGACTTTAATCATACAAAAAGCGGAATATTCGCAACTTTGGGTCAATCAGTGAAATACAATATATCAATTGCAAGATCAATATATTATTCAATCGGATGGTTGTTTACAGGAACAGTTCCGGCAAGTGACCTTATGGGGCCAGTAGGAATAACTACTACCATAAAAGATGTAGTGCAACAGGGGCCGTCAGTAATGGATAAACTTTTAAATCTCTTATCATTTACGGCTATGATCAGTTTGAACCTTGGACTGGTAAACCTTATACCATTCCCGGCACTGGACGGAAGTAAGCTGGTACTTCTCCTTGTAGAGGGTATACGTAAGAAACCTCTGAGTCCTGAGAGAGAAGCACTAATATCCATGATAGGCTTTGTATTCCTTATTATGCTAATGATATATGCAACATTTAATGATATATTAAGAATAGGAAGAGGATAG
- a CDS encoding 1-deoxy-D-xylulose-5-phosphate reductoisomerase has product MAKIISIIGSTGSIGRQTLEAAKNLGVKVAALSANSNIELLEKQVREFKPDIVSVGNNELAKEMLYRLKDTGVEVLWGQDGMKRVVEHSETDTVVTSVVGTAGLIPTMHAIRHKKNIALANKETLVTAGQLVMEEAKRNNVNIFPVDSEHSAIYQCLLGNKDKQVEKIIITASGGPFRGKKIEELKNITPAKALKHPNWSMGNKITIDSATLMNKGLEVIEAKWLFQRDLDSIQVLVHPQSIIHSMVQYVDGSVMAQLGSPDMRIPIQLALTYPDRCQNDFNKLDFLKCPPLTFEEPDIDTFKCLRLAYMSLEIGGTMPATMNAANEIAVAAFLDNRIGFTEIAETIEQVMQRHNVNICPCMDDILEVDCWARETAKQLII; this is encoded by the coding sequence ATGGCGAAAATTATATCCATAATCGGTTCAACAGGTTCCATAGGCAGGCAAACCTTAGAGGCGGCAAAAAACCTTGGGGTTAAAGTTGCTGCATTATCAGCCAATTCAAATATAGAGCTTTTGGAAAAGCAGGTACGTGAATTCAAGCCTGATATTGTTTCGGTAGGAAATAATGAGTTGGCAAAAGAAATGTTATATAGATTGAAGGATACCGGAGTAGAAGTGCTATGGGGGCAGGACGGTATGAAAAGAGTTGTGGAGCACTCTGAAACCGATACCGTAGTTACCTCTGTAGTGGGAACAGCCGGTTTGATACCCACAATGCATGCTATCAGGCATAAAAAAAATATAGCACTTGCAAACAAGGAGACACTTGTAACTGCAGGGCAGCTGGTGATGGAAGAGGCAAAAAGGAATAATGTAAATATATTCCCCGTTGACAGTGAACACTCGGCTATATACCAATGTCTTTTAGGAAATAAAGACAAGCAGGTAGAAAAAATAATAATAACTGCTTCGGGTGGCCCTTTTAGGGGTAAGAAAATAGAAGAGCTTAAAAATATAACACCTGCAAAGGCATTAAAACATCCCAATTGGAGTATGGGAAACAAGATAACAATTGATTCCGCAACTCTTATGAACAAAGGACTTGAGGTAATCGAGGCAAAGTGGCTTTTTCAGAGGGATTTGGACAGTATTCAGGTTTTGGTGCATCCTCAAAGCATAATACATTCAATGGTACAATATGTGGATGGATCGGTTATGGCGCAACTTGGTTCGCCTGACATGAGGATACCGATACAGTTGGCATTAACCTACCCGGACAGATGCCAAAATGATTTTAACAAGCTTGATTTTCTTAAATGTCCTCCTTTGACCTTTGAGGAACCAGACATAGATACTTTTAAATGTCTTCGTCTTGCATATATGTCATTGGAGATAGGTGGGACAATGCCTGCGACTATGAATGCTGCAAATGAGATTGCAGTTGCAGCATTTCTGGATAATCGTATAGGCTTTACTGAAATTGCGGAAACAATAGAACAAGTAATGCAAAGACATAATGTGAATATTTGTCCTTGCATGGATGATATACTAGAAGTAGACTGTTGGGCAAGGGAAACAGCAAAACAACTTATAATTTAA